The Fictibacillus arsenicus genome contains a region encoding:
- a CDS encoding polysaccharide deacetylase family protein, which translates to MNDVKSQKEGMLIISLDFELYWGMFDKVSLEEYRENLEGVYVAIPKILEIFKRYDIHATWAIVGFLFYDGLIDLKKSLPFEKPNYSNPENNSYIYINKNFENINMNNSLHFSRSLIEKIKKTPSQEIGSHTFSHFYCLEDGQNEFSFTKDIETTIQTFNENGLTCKSVVFPRNQINKEYLKICNNYGITSYRGTEPNFIYKAKNEIEKNNKLKRILRFLDSYLNLFGHNTFSLTNVTKNIPINVPSSRFLRPYSKSLKAFEKYKVNRIKKDMEYAARNGNAYHIWWHPHNFGKNVEENLNNLIEILDQFLYLKEKYNMKSANMSEVSQKVMEEIRIESGF; encoded by the coding sequence ATGAATGATGTTAAAAGTCAGAAAGAGGGCATGCTAATAATATCTCTCGATTTTGAACTTTATTGGGGAATGTTTGATAAAGTTTCTCTTGAAGAATATAGAGAAAATTTAGAGGGGGTTTATGTAGCAATACCTAAAATACTAGAGATTTTTAAAAGATATGATATTCATGCAACTTGGGCTATAGTTGGTTTTTTGTTTTACGATGGATTAATTGATTTAAAAAAGAGTTTACCATTTGAAAAACCCAACTACTCTAATCCTGAGAATAATTCCTATATATATATCAATAAAAATTTTGAAAATATTAATATGAATAACTCCCTTCATTTTTCAAGATCACTAATTGAAAAAATAAAAAAAACACCTTCACAGGAAATAGGATCTCATACATTCTCACATTTCTATTGTTTAGAGGATGGACAGAACGAATTTTCTTTTACTAAAGATATAGAAACCACTATCCAAACTTTTAATGAGAATGGTTTGACATGTAAAAGTGTAGTCTTTCCGAGAAATCAAATTAATAAAGAATATCTTAAGATTTGTAATAATTATGGAATAACATCATATAGAGGTACCGAACCTAATTTTATTTACAAAGCTAAAAATGAGATTGAAAAAAATAATAAACTTAAACGTATTTTGCGGTTCTTAGATTCATATTTAAACTTATTTGGTCATAATACCTTCTCATTGACTAATGTAACTAAAAATATTCCCATAAATGTACCATCAAGTCGTTTCTTACGTCCTTATTCGAAGAGTCTTAAAGCATTTGAAAAATATAAAGTTAACCGTATAAAGAAGGACATGGAGTATGCCGCTAGAAACGGTAATGCTTACCATATATGGTGGCACCCACATAACTTTGGAAAAAATGTTGAGGAAAATCTTAATAACTTAATAGAGATTCTAGACCAATTTCTATATTTAAAAGAAAAATATAATATGAAAAGTGCCAATATGAGTGAGGTATCTCAAAAAGTCATGGAGGAAATAAGAATTGAGTCCGGATTCTAG
- a CDS encoding O-antigen ligase family protein — MQDPAAFEVIVLFLLTFILLNNIKFQLVNEDKFIFFLLYVFALLSIFTVLVAEDKFASFIWNAITILLIVAMILIRVVLEEVEYIKKILIGYIYGGVLTSFISLVSYLIETPFSNKVIKFDIRLSGFFQDPNVFSPFLIPIIILLLEDIKSNFLFKKKFLLKLTSILIVLIAITLAMSRAAWVNLFISFILYMLMKVYKNKKLLLKLIPVTFFLSVIIIYIFNINSNLQVFDQLMNRIQLQNYDSERLNSQTHALSVTGEHLFTGIGPGQFISTYNLSPHNTLLRLAAETGIFTLIIYLCLFFYLVIKLIKISILNYKFNLPLVILVVLIGTFVNSLVVDILHWRHYWFLLGLGWVCIVHYRKLILKKEREKFRL; from the coding sequence ATGCAAGATCCAGCGGCATTTGAAGTAATTGTGCTTTTTTTATTAACTTTTATTTTACTCAATAATATAAAGTTTCAACTTGTAAATGAAGATAAATTTATCTTTTTCTTATTATATGTATTTGCCTTACTTAGCATTTTTACTGTTTTGGTGGCTGAAGATAAATTTGCTAGTTTCATATGGAACGCTATCACCATCCTTCTCATAGTAGCAATGATTCTGATTAGGGTAGTACTAGAGGAAGTCGAATATATTAAAAAAATATTAATAGGATATATTTATGGTGGAGTTCTAACAAGTTTTATATCTTTAGTGAGTTATTTAATCGAGACTCCATTTTCTAATAAAGTAATTAAATTTGATATTAGACTCAGTGGTTTTTTTCAAGATCCTAATGTTTTTAGTCCGTTTTTAATCCCTATCATTATTTTATTACTTGAAGATATTAAATCGAATTTTTTATTTAAAAAAAAGTTTCTTTTGAAACTCACCTCGATTTTAATAGTCCTCATTGCTATTACATTGGCTATGTCTAGGGCTGCTTGGGTTAATCTATTTATTAGTTTTATACTTTATATGTTAATGAAAGTATACAAGAATAAAAAATTATTGCTTAAACTTATCCCTGTTACCTTCTTTTTAAGCGTAATTATTATTTATATTTTTAATATAAATAGTAATCTTCAAGTTTTTGATCAATTAATGAATAGAATTCAATTACAAAATTACGATTCAGAAAGATTAAATTCTCAAACCCATGCTTTAAGTGTAACAGGTGAACATTTATTTACAGGAATTGGACCGGGTCAATTTATTTCTACTTATAATCTATCACCACATAATACGTTATTAAGACTTGCGGCTGAAACAGGAATCTTTACTTTAATAATTTATTTATGCTTATTTTTTTATTTGGTTATTAAGTTAATAAAGATATCAATATTAAATTATAAATTTAATCTTCCCCTGGTGATTTTAGTAGTTTTAATAGGAACCTTTGTAAACTCTTTAGTGGTAGATATCTTACATTGGCGACACTATTGGTTCTTACTTGGTTTAGGCTGGGTTTGTATTGTTCATTATAGAAAGTTGATTTTAAAAAAAGAAAGAGAGAAGTTTAGATTATGA
- a CDS encoding exopolysaccharide biosynthesis polyprenyl glycosylphosphotransferase yields MGVKELSQVFVERQIREEINQKEKNEKCGYKNIKVIFDWIAAFLGLIFFLPILALFSILIKIESRGPVFYTQERVGLNGEIFLIYKLRSMFVNAEEQGPQWAKKNDTRITRVGMFIRKTRIDEIPQFINILKGEMSLIGPRPERPFFTQQFNNEIPGFNERIKVKPGLTGWAQVNGGYEINPKEKLELDLFYINNVSLYLDFHILIKTFNVIVTGNGAR; encoded by the coding sequence ATGGGAGTAAAAGAACTGAGTCAGGTATTTGTTGAAAGACAAATAAGAGAAGAAATTAATCAAAAAGAGAAAAATGAAAAATGTGGTTACAAAAATATTAAAGTTATCTTTGACTGGATAGCAGCTTTTTTGGGTCTTATTTTTTTCCTCCCTATTCTAGCTCTTTTTTCGATTTTAATAAAAATAGAATCAAGAGGACCAGTGTTTTATACCCAAGAACGAGTTGGTTTAAATGGAGAGATATTTCTAATATATAAATTAAGATCTATGTTTGTAAACGCTGAAGAACAAGGTCCACAATGGGCAAAGAAAAATGATACCCGAATTACTCGAGTAGGAATGTTTATTCGTAAAACAAGAATAGATGAAATTCCTCAATTTATTAATATATTAAAAGGGGAAATGAGTTTAATAGGACCAAGACCTGAAAGGCCGTTTTTTACACAGCAATTTAACAATGAAATACCTGGTTTTAATGAAAGGATAAAGGTTAAACCCGGACTGACTGGATGGGCTCAGGTAAATGGTGGATATGAAATTAATCCAAAAGAAAAATTAGAGTTAGATTTATTTTATATTAATAACGTCTCACTTTATTTAGATTTTCACATTTTAATAAAAACCTTTAATGTGATAGTAACCGGAAATGGCGCTAGGTAA
- a CDS encoding tyrosine-protein phosphatase — protein MIDIHCHILPGLDDGPARMEESIEMAKNAVENGISTILATPHYNRRFINTKNEIIAKTEELNRTLKDMNIPLCVLSGQEIRLFGEMLETYDKDELLSVNNNGNYIFVEFPANHVPNYAERLFFDSQLKGLTPVIVHPERNSYFMEQPDALFNFVKNGTLTQVTASSYIGRSGRKVKSFTQKIIESNLTHFIASDAHDTVKRPFALREAYEQVQKEYGTHLRYFFEENARLLTVGDSVMKEEPNNIMNQTFFSKIINRF, from the coding sequence ATGATAGATATACATTGTCATATACTACCGGGCCTTGATGATGGACCAGCTCGTATGGAAGAGTCCATTGAAATGGCTAAAAATGCGGTAGAAAACGGTATATCAACTATTTTAGCTACCCCACATTACAACAGAAGATTCATAAATACTAAAAATGAGATCATAGCAAAAACTGAAGAACTCAATCGCACATTAAAGGACATGAATATACCCCTATGTGTTTTGTCAGGGCAGGAGATCAGACTTTTTGGAGAAATGCTGGAAACATACGACAAGGATGAGTTGCTATCTGTTAATAACAACGGGAACTACATTTTTGTAGAATTCCCTGCGAATCATGTGCCGAACTATGCAGAAAGATTGTTTTTTGACTCGCAGCTAAAAGGTTTAACTCCGGTTATCGTTCACCCGGAACGCAACAGCTATTTTATGGAGCAGCCAGACGCTCTTTTTAATTTTGTGAAAAACGGCACATTAACTCAAGTAACCGCCAGCTCTTATATCGGCAGGTCAGGAAGAAAAGTTAAGTCTTTTACACAAAAAATTATCGAAAGTAATTTAACACACTTTATCGCGAGCGATGCACATGACACAGTCAAAAGACCATTTGCATTAAGAGAAGCTTATGAGCAAGTTCAAAAAGAGTATGGAACTCATCTAAGATACTTTTTCGAGGAAAACGCACGGCTTCTGACCGTTGGGGATTCGGTTATGAAAGAAGAGCCTAACAATATTATGAATCAAACTTTTTTTAGTAAAATTATTAATAGATTTTAG
- a CDS encoding CpsD/CapB family tyrosine-protein kinase — MFKSKKKLNNQRLLVADLNSKSPVFESYRTLRTNIQFASVDQDIKKIVITSPKPGEGKSTTVANLAIAFAQQGKKVLLIDADLRKPTVANTFSLPNTSGLTNVLSRQSKIEQVIQQTAVENLHILTSGPIPPNPSELLGSNSMKELVAKAENEFDIILFDSPPVLAVTDAQVLTNLSDGTILVVRSGSTDQDAAKKAKDLLQVGKSRLLGVVLNGKNQKQEQYYYYY; from the coding sequence ATGTTTAAGAGTAAGAAAAAGCTAAATAATCAAAGATTGTTAGTAGCTGACTTAAACAGCAAATCTCCTGTATTCGAATCATATAGAACACTTCGAACAAATATACAGTTTGCAAGTGTCGATCAAGACATAAAAAAGATTGTCATCACGTCACCAAAGCCTGGTGAAGGGAAATCAACAACAGTTGCTAACCTTGCGATTGCTTTTGCACAGCAAGGAAAAAAAGTCTTGCTGATTGATGCAGACTTAAGAAAACCGACAGTCGCAAATACATTCAGTCTTCCAAACACTTCTGGTCTGACAAATGTTTTATCACGCCAGTCAAAAATTGAACAAGTGATCCAACAAACGGCGGTTGAAAATCTTCATATTCTGACGTCGGGTCCAATACCTCCAAACCCATCAGAATTATTAGGGTCTAACAGCATGAAAGAGCTTGTTGCAAAAGCTGAAAATGAATTCGACATTATTCTATTCGACAGTCCGCCTGTACTTGCAGTAACGGATGCGCAAGTTCTAACGAATCTATCGGACGGTACCATCTTAGTAGTTAGAAGTGGATCAACTGATCAAGATGCTGCAAAGAAAGCGAAAGATTTACTTCAAGTTGGGAAAAGCAGATTATTAGGTGTTGTACTGAACGGTAAAAATCAAAAGCAGGAACAGTATTACTATTATTACTAA
- a CDS encoding YveK family protein: MEETINLKELFAILRKRLWLIISLTVIAAVTAGVISFYFLTPIYQASTQLLVNQSKEDKQIDINQVQTNLDLINTYNVIMKSPVILEKVIAQMNLDTTVGQINEQITVSSKENSQVVEVSVEDKDPAQAVQLANTIGDVFKKEIVTIMNVDNVSILSKAQLAEDPSPIKPKPLLNIAIALVVGLMAGVGLAFLLEYMDTTIKTEQDIENVLGLPVLGTISEFQPEKKRNKKEAALEKGGSLNV, from the coding sequence ATGGAAGAGACAATTAACTTGAAAGAACTTTTTGCTATATTACGAAAACGACTATGGCTTATCATATCTTTAACGGTAATTGCAGCAGTGACTGCCGGAGTAATCAGCTTTTATTTCCTGACTCCCATCTACCAAGCTTCAACTCAGCTTCTGGTAAACCAATCAAAGGAAGATAAGCAAATTGATATAAATCAAGTACAGACAAACTTGGACTTAATTAATACTTACAATGTTATTATGAAAAGTCCGGTCATCTTAGAAAAAGTTATTGCACAAATGAATTTGGATACTACCGTCGGCCAAATAAACGAACAGATCACAGTTAGTTCAAAAGAAAATTCACAAGTAGTAGAGGTTTCGGTTGAGGATAAAGACCCTGCGCAGGCTGTTCAATTAGCTAACACAATCGGAGATGTCTTTAAGAAAGAAATCGTTACAATTATGAACGTAGATAATGTAAGTATTCTTTCAAAAGCACAATTAGCCGAAGATCCTAGCCCGATTAAGCCGAAACCATTACTGAACATTGCAATTGCACTTGTAGTAGGGTTAATGGCTGGAGTAGGACTAGCTTTCTTACTAGAGTATATGGATACAACAATTAAAACCGAGCAAGATATCGAGAACGTTCTAGGGCTGCCGGTTTTAGGAACGATTAGTGAGTTCCAACCCGAAAAAAAGAGAAACAAAAAAGAAGCTGCGCTTGAAAAAGGAGGTTCGCTTAATGTTTAA